A portion of the Polaribacter cellanae genome contains these proteins:
- a CDS encoding DNA cytosine methyltransferase: protein MENKKMKVAELFAGVGGFRLGLEKSNYEVVWSNQWEPSTKMQHASKVYEARFGEENHSNEDINEVVTRNVEEIPDHDLLVGGFPCQDYSVATTLHNSKGLKGKKGVLWWSIHQILENKKNKPKYLFLENVDRLLKSPAKQRGRDFAVMLQSLNDLGYAVEWRVINAAEYGMPQRRRRVFFIGYHKSTEVYKRLQKSNKINWLIEEGTIANAFPVAKTNSIQEVELKGDLVEITNNFNKNGKLSPFQNTGLLIKGKVYTTKTEPNYDGKKTVLADVLQNGEVTPEFFIDEKDKDKWEYLKGAKTIERKSPDGFVYKYSEGGMIYPDALDNASRTIITGEGGKSPSRFKHVIISNRGLRRLTPIELERLNMFPDNHTKLEGITDTKRAFFMGNALVVGVIEKIGEELYKQINQFEYA from the coding sequence ATGGAAAATAAGAAAATGAAAGTTGCAGAATTATTTGCAGGAGTTGGAGGTTTTCGTCTTGGACTTGAAAAGAGTAATTATGAAGTTGTTTGGAGCAACCAATGGGAACCATCAACCAAAATGCAACACGCTTCTAAAGTTTATGAAGCTCGTTTTGGAGAAGAAAATCACTCAAACGAAGACATAAACGAAGTAGTAACAAGAAATGTTGAAGAAATCCCAGATCACGATTTATTGGTTGGTGGATTTCCTTGTCAAGATTATTCTGTTGCAACAACTTTACACAATTCAAAAGGATTAAAAGGTAAAAAAGGTGTTCTTTGGTGGTCAATTCACCAAATTTTAGAAAACAAAAAAAACAAGCCAAAATACTTGTTTTTAGAAAATGTTGATCGGCTTTTAAAATCGCCAGCAAAACAAAGAGGTCGTGATTTTGCTGTAATGCTTCAAAGCTTAAATGATTTAGGTTACGCAGTAGAATGGCGAGTTATAAATGCAGCTGAATATGGAATGCCACAAAGGAGAAGAAGAGTTTTCTTTATTGGCTATCATAAATCGACAGAAGTTTACAAAAGACTTCAAAAATCAAATAAAATAAATTGGCTAATAGAAGAAGGAACTATTGCAAACGCTTTTCCTGTTGCTAAAACAAATTCAATTCAAGAAGTAGAATTAAAAGGAGATTTAGTAGAAATAACCAACAATTTTAATAAAAACGGAAAATTGTCGCCTTTTCAAAATACAGGTTTACTAATTAAAGGTAAAGTTTATACTACCAAAACAGAACCAAATTATGATGGAAAGAAAACCGTTTTAGCAGACGTATTGCAAAATGGAGAAGTTACACCTGAATTTTTCATTGATGAAAAAGATAAAGACAAATGGGAATATTTGAAAGGTGCAAAAACTATAGAACGGAAGTCGCCAGATGGTTTTGTTTATAAATATTCAGAAGGTGGAATGATTTATCCAGACGCTTTAGACAATGCTTCAAGAACAATTATAACAGGAGAAGGTGGAAAATCACCTTCAAGATTTAAACACGTAATTATTTCTAACAGAGGTTTGAGAAGATTAACACCAATAGAGTTGGAAAGGTTAAATATGTTTCCAGATAATCACACCAAATTGGAGGGAATTACAGATACAAAACGAGCGTTTTTTATGGGAAATGCTTTAGTTGTTGGAGTAATTGAGAAAATTGGAGAAGAACTTTATAAACAGATAAACCAATTTGAATATGCTTGA
- a CDS encoding helix-turn-helix domain-containing protein, whose protein sequence is MKTLGDTLKCAREEKNLILRKVAAEVDIDQSLISKFEKNERKPTMEQIVRLASFYGLSESELVINWYSEKIADELKYTESTSEILKVAEEKINYYKAQENGK, encoded by the coding sequence ATGAAAACATTAGGCGACACTTTAAAATGTGCGAGAGAGGAAAAAAATTTGATACTGCGAAAAGTTGCAGCTGAAGTCGATATTGATCAATCTTTGATTAGCAAGTTCGAGAAAAACGAAAGAAAACCGACAATGGAACAAATCGTGAGACTTGCCAGTTTTTATGGACTTTCCGAAAGTGAATTAGTAATAAATTGGTACTCTGAAAAAATTGCGGACGAACTAAAATACACGGAATCTACTTCCGAAATATTAAAAGTAGCAGAAGAAAAAATTAACTATTATAAAGCTCAAGAAAATGGAAAATAA
- the ffh gene encoding signal recognition particle protein, whose amino-acid sequence MFNNLSDKLDKALHTLKGHGKITEVNVAETLKEVRRALLDADVNFKIAKDFTKRVQTKALGQDVLTTLNPGQLMVKLVKDELTKLMGGETVGINLGGSPTVILMSGLQGSGKTTFSGKLANFLKTKKTKQVLLVGCDVYRPAAINQLQVVGEQIGVEVYAEVGNNNPVEISKNAIAHAKANGKNVVIIDTAGRLAVDEEMMTEISNIHKAIEPQETLFVVDSMTGQDAVNTAKAFNDILNFDGVILTKLDGDTRGGAALSIKSVVDKPIKFIGTGEKMDAIDIFHPDRMADRILGMGDVISLVERAQDQYDEEEARKLQKKIAKNQFGFDDFLNQIQQIKKMGSMKDLMGMIPGAGKALKDVDIDDDAFKGIEAIIHSMTPSERSTPSTINSSRKKRIAKGSGTSIQEVNQLMKQFNQMSKMMKMMQGGGGKKMMQMMKGMK is encoded by the coding sequence ATGTTTAATAATTTAAGCGATAAATTAGATAAAGCCTTACACACCTTAAAAGGGCATGGTAAAATTACAGAAGTTAATGTTGCAGAAACACTAAAAGAAGTTCGAAGAGCCTTATTAGATGCCGATGTAAATTTTAAAATTGCCAAGGATTTTACCAAAAGAGTACAAACCAAAGCTTTAGGCCAAGATGTATTAACTACATTAAATCCTGGACAATTAATGGTTAAGTTGGTTAAAGACGAACTAACCAAATTAATGGGGGGCGAAACTGTTGGTATTAATTTAGGAGGTTCGCCAACGGTAATTTTAATGTCTGGTTTACAAGGTTCTGGTAAAACTACTTTTTCTGGAAAATTGGCAAACTTCTTAAAAACTAAAAAAACAAAACAAGTTCTTTTAGTAGGTTGTGATGTTTACAGACCAGCCGCAATAAACCAATTACAAGTTGTTGGAGAACAAATTGGTGTAGAAGTGTATGCAGAAGTTGGCAATAATAATCCTGTAGAAATCTCTAAAAACGCTATTGCCCACGCAAAAGCCAATGGAAAAAATGTGGTGATTATTGATACTGCAGGACGTTTAGCTGTTGATGAAGAAATGATGACAGAGATTTCGAACATTCACAAAGCAATTGAGCCACAAGAAACACTATTTGTTGTAGATTCTATGACTGGGCAAGATGCTGTAAATACAGCCAAAGCTTTTAACGATATTTTAAATTTTGATGGAGTTATACTTACAAAATTAGATGGAGATACACGTGGTGGAGCTGCATTATCTATAAAATCTGTCGTAGACAAACCAATTAAATTTATTGGTACTGGAGAGAAAATGGATGCGATAGATATCTTTCACCCAGATAGAATGGCAGACAGAATCCTAGGAATGGGAGATGTTATTTCTTTGGTGGAAAGAGCACAAGACCAATATGATGAGGAGGAAGCAAGAAAACTACAAAAGAAAATTGCTAAAAATCAGTTTGGTTTTGACGATTTCTTAAACCAAATTCAGCAAATAAAAAAAATGGGAAGCATGAAAGACCTTATGGGCATGATTCCTGGAGCTGGAAAAGCGTTAAAAGATGTAGATATCGATGATGATGCTTTTAAAGGAATTGAAGCTATTATTCATTCGATGACTCCTTCTGAAAGAAGCACACCATCCACTATAAATTCAAGCAGAAAAAAGAGAATTGCCAAAGGTTCTGGAACCTCTATCCAAGAAGTAAACCAGTTAATGAAACAATTCAACCAAATGAGTAAAATGATGAAGATGATGCAAGGTGGTGGAGGTAAAAAGATGATGCAAATGATGAAAGGAATGAAGTAA
- a CDS encoding cupin domain-containing protein encodes MEKNYKIQKSPFVVPTTDGKLIEEHFGNATDKNSQISIAHMVAPSGWSEPFQTPEFDEYTYIIKGKKQFIIDDEIVVLEAGQSIKINKNTRVQYSNPFEEECEYLAICLPAFSMDLVNREEN; translated from the coding sequence ATGGAAAAAAACTACAAAATTCAAAAATCGCCATTTGTGGTTCCAACAACCGATGGTAAATTAATAGAAGAACATTTTGGCAATGCAACCGATAAAAATTCTCAAATAAGCATTGCACACATGGTGGCACCTTCTGGTTGGAGCGAACCTTTTCAAACCCCAGAATTCGATGAATATACTTACATCATTAAAGGCAAAAAACAATTTATTATCGATGATGAAATTGTGGTTTTAGAAGCGGGACAATCTATAAAAATCAATAAAAACACTAGAGTTCAATATTCCAATCCTTTTGAAGAAGAATGCGAATATTTAGCCATTTGTTTGCCTGCATTTTCTATGGATTTGGTAAATAGAGAAGAGAATTAG
- the folD gene encoding bifunctional methylenetetrahydrofolate dehydrogenase/methenyltetrahydrofolate cyclohydrolase FolD: MTILDGKKTAADIKEELALEVAELRNRDKKIPHLAAIIVGNDGASLTYVNAKVKACERVGFESTLIRLPEDTTEEDLLNEINILNVDTDIDGFIVQLPLPRHIDEQKILMAVDPDKDVDGFHPTNVGKMALNLPTFISATPFGILELLDRYNVETSGKHVVVLGRSHIVGSPMSILLSQKRKVGNATVTMCHSRTKNLKNITLQADIIVAAIGIPEFLKADMVKEDVTVIDVGITRMADSSKKNGFRLVGDVAFKEVSEKASFITPVPGGVGPMTIAMLLKNTLLACERRS, translated from the coding sequence ATGACAATTTTAGACGGTAAAAAAACAGCAGCAGATATTAAAGAAGAATTGGCTTTAGAAGTCGCTGAACTTCGAAATAGAGATAAAAAAATTCCTCATTTAGCCGCTATAATTGTTGGTAATGATGGTGCAAGTTTAACGTATGTAAATGCAAAAGTAAAAGCTTGTGAACGTGTGGGTTTCGAATCTACTTTAATAAGATTACCAGAAGATACAACAGAAGAAGATTTATTAAACGAAATTAATATCTTAAATGTCGATACAGATATCGATGGTTTTATAGTACAGCTTCCATTACCAAGACATATAGACGAACAAAAAATATTAATGGCTGTAGATCCTGATAAAGATGTGGATGGGTTTCACCCAACAAATGTTGGAAAAATGGCATTAAACCTACCTACTTTTATTTCTGCAACACCTTTTGGTATTTTAGAATTGTTAGATAGATATAATGTGGAAACTTCTGGAAAGCATGTTGTTGTTTTAGGAAGAAGCCATATTGTAGGAAGTCCAATGAGTATTTTACTTTCACAAAAAAGAAAAGTAGGAAATGCTACTGTTACCATGTGTCATAGTAGAACTAAAAACCTAAAAAACATTACTTTACAAGCAGATATTATTGTAGCAGCAATTGGTATTCCAGAATTTTTAAAAGCAGATATGGTTAAAGAAGATGTTACTGTTATTGATGTAGGTATTACAAGAATGGCAGACTCTTCTAAGAAAAATGGTTTTAGATTAGTAGGAGATGTTGCTTTTAAAGAAGTCTCTGAAAAAGCAAGTTTTATTACTCCTGTTCCTGGAGGAGTTGGACCAATGACAATTGCTATGTTGCTAAAAAATACTTTGTTGGCTTGTGAGAGAAGATCTTAA
- a CDS encoding helicase HerA-like domain-containing protein: MSQRENFFDYINNGYKTKGDFIELGAAMLGEETITDALVKIPLKTLNRHGLIAGATGTGKTKTLQVLAENLSEKGISVLLMDIKGDLSGLAQPSPGHPKIDERHAKIGLPFEAKKFPIEILTISEQEGTKMRATVSEFGPVLLSRILDLSETQSGIVAIIFKYCDDNKLPLLDIKDFKKVLHYVTNEGKEEIQNEYGRISSSSTGAILRKIIEIEQQGGDLFFGEKSFEVEDLTRVDEDGRGVISVLRLTDIQDKPKLFSTFMLQLLAEVYETFPEQGDSGRPELIIFIDEAHLVFEEASKALLNQIESIVKLIRSKGIGLYFVTQNPKDVPEDILAQLGLKVQHALRAFTAKDRKAIKLAAENYPSSNYYDTKEVLTKLGIGEAFVSVLNEKGIPTPLARTMLRAPMSRMDVLTDKELKQVIDNSRLIHKYNQDLDRESAYEMLNSKIENINLAEEKAIKKAAEEKEREKREKEREEERRREEKTSRRTYSRRSTRQNPIVKVLTSATFIRAAFGILKKVLK; this comes from the coding sequence ATGAGTCAGCGTGAAAATTTTTTCGACTATATAAACAATGGTTACAAAACAAAAGGCGATTTTATAGAATTAGGTGCAGCAATGTTGGGCGAAGAAACCATTACAGATGCATTGGTTAAAATTCCTCTAAAAACCTTAAACAGACATGGTTTAATAGCTGGAGCAACAGGAACAGGAAAAACCAAAACATTACAAGTTTTAGCGGAGAATTTATCCGAAAAAGGAATTTCGGTTTTGTTAATGGATATTAAAGGAGATTTATCAGGTTTGGCACAACCAAGTCCAGGGCATCCGAAAATAGATGAACGTCACGCAAAAATTGGTTTGCCTTTTGAAGCAAAAAAATTTCCCATAGAAATTTTAACAATTTCGGAACAAGAAGGAACAAAAATGCGTGCCACAGTCTCGGAATTTGGACCTGTACTATTATCAAGAATTTTAGATTTATCGGAAACGCAAAGTGGCATTGTTGCCATTATTTTTAAATATTGCGATGATAATAAACTTCCATTATTAGATATTAAAGACTTCAAAAAAGTTTTACATTATGTTACAAACGAAGGAAAAGAAGAAATTCAGAACGAATATGGGCGAATTTCATCTTCTTCTACAGGCGCAATTTTGCGTAAAATTATAGAGATAGAACAGCAAGGAGGAGATTTGTTTTTTGGAGAAAAATCTTTCGAAGTAGAAGATTTAACAAGAGTAGACGAAGATGGAAGAGGAGTTATTTCTGTTTTGCGTTTAACGGATATTCAAGACAAACCAAAATTGTTTTCGACATTTATGTTGCAATTATTGGCAGAGGTTTACGAAACTTTTCCAGAACAAGGAGATTCAGGAAGACCAGAACTCATTATTTTTATAGACGAAGCACATTTGGTTTTCGAAGAAGCTTCCAAAGCATTATTAAATCAAATAGAAAGTATTGTAAAATTAATTCGTTCTAAAGGAATTGGGTTGTATTTTGTAACTCAGAATCCAAAAGATGTACCAGAGGATATTTTGGCACAATTAGGCTTAAAAGTGCAACATGCATTAAGGGCATTTACTGCAAAAGATAGAAAAGCAATTAAATTGGCTGCTGAAAATTATCCAAGTTCTAATTATTACGATACCAAAGAAGTTTTAACAAAATTAGGAATTGGAGAAGCATTTGTTTCTGTTTTAAATGAAAAAGGAATTCCAACACCTTTGGCAAGAACGATGTTGCGTGCGCCAATGAGTAGAATGGATGTTTTAACAGACAAAGAGTTAAAACAAGTTATCGATAATTCGAGATTAATCCATAAATACAATCAAGATTTAGATAGAGAAAGTGCTTACGAAATGCTAAATAGTAAAATTGAAAATATTAATTTAGCAGAAGAAAAAGCTATTAAAAAAGCTGCAGAAGAAAAAGAAAGAGAAAAAAGAGAAAAGGAGAGAGAAGAAGAGAGAAGAAGAGAAGAAAAAACAAGCAGAAGAACGTATTCTCGAAGAAGCACAAGGCAAAATCCAATTGTAAAAGTACTAACAAGTGCCACATTCATTAGAGCCGCATTTGGAATATTAAAAAAAGTATTAAAATAA
- a CDS encoding AI-2E family transporter, producing the protein MSNTIAPKIIRQVFVLLLILFIGILIFREMMPYLSGVLGAITIYVLLRKWMIYLVRKKWHPDLAAAFLMVVSFVCILLPVTGIVLMLGNKIGDAVSNSEQVMQVIKDQFGKIEDKFGYDLGSKINVSEVSSFITNNLEGVAGSTFNIFISVGIMYFLLYYMFTNRSQLRDSLYQYIPISEKNLKIIGKESQAMVRSNALGIPLVAVAQGIIALIGFLIFGIKEPFFWFTIVTVGSMIPFIGTLIGIIPVFILTMASGNEFSAWGILIYGLVVVGSTDNIIRLFLLRKLDNVHPLITLIGVIVGVPLFGFIGLIFGPLLISLFLVIVRIYRKEFGQQQVSEESTL; encoded by the coding sequence ATGTCAAATACCATCGCTCCCAAAATAATAAGACAAGTTTTTGTTTTGTTATTAATTTTATTTATTGGAATTCTCATTTTTAGAGAAATGATGCCCTACTTATCTGGGGTTTTAGGAGCCATCACTATTTATGTACTATTAAGAAAATGGATGATTTATTTGGTTCGAAAAAAGTGGCATCCAGATTTGGCAGCTGCTTTTTTAATGGTTGTTTCCTTTGTTTGTATTTTATTACCAGTAACAGGAATTGTTTTAATGTTGGGGAATAAAATAGGCGATGCTGTAAGTAATTCCGAACAAGTAATGCAGGTTATTAAAGACCAATTTGGTAAAATTGAAGACAAATTTGGATACGATTTAGGCTCTAAGATAAACGTTTCGGAAGTTTCTAGTTTTATAACGAATAATTTAGAAGGTGTTGCAGGTAGTACCTTTAATATTTTTATTTCTGTAGGAATTATGTATTTCTTATTGTATTATATGTTTACCAATAGATCTCAATTAAGAGATTCTTTGTACCAATACATACCAATTAGCGAGAAGAATTTAAAAATAATTGGCAAAGAATCGCAAGCAATGGTCCGTTCGAATGCATTAGGAATTCCTTTAGTAGCAGTTGCACAGGGTATTATTGCATTAATTGGTTTTTTAATATTTGGAATAAAAGAGCCTTTCTTTTGGTTTACTATCGTAACAGTAGGTTCTATGATTCCGTTTATTGGAACCTTAATAGGTATAATACCTGTATTTATTTTAACAATGGCTTCTGGAAATGAATTTTCTGCTTGGGGAATTTTAATTTACGGTTTAGTAGTAGTTGGTTCTACAGATAATATTATAAGATTGTTTTTACTAAGAAAATTAGACAATGTACATCCATTAATTACATTAATTGGAGTAATTGTAGGAGTTCCTTTGTTTGGTTTTATTGGTCTTATTTTTGGTCCTTTACTAATTAGTTTATTTTTAGTAATTGTTAGAATTTATAGAAAAGAATTTGGACAACAACAAGTTTCTGAAGAATCTACTTTATAA
- a CDS encoding transposase, producing the protein MKCNTAFQFFPLSENYDAHYARFLEGDLGKIYSAIPWNDLVSSFGISEQSKGRNYLFSPKGRLGLMFLKHYANCSDRKLIEQLNSNLDYQFFCDIELGFERLTNYKIVSQIRCELAEKLDINSIEKILFNSWKNEIENPNQIVMDATCYESEVRYPSIQKLLWESVHWLYNQLRKTCSILGVKMIRSKYIKWKKRYQGFSKMRRKTKSKRISLTRGLLNLLSKFINFEKELSENHNIEFIALYYKRINTIQRIYKQQKDHFDTGEKIKDRIVSIQKDYIRPIVRGKEVKPVEFGAKVNKVQIDGISFIEHINFNAFHEGNRFIQTVQKAQGLTRKKVKIAGADKIYAANKNRKHCSSKNIETDFIPKGKKPKNHKEKKQLRAIIAKERATRLEGSFGKDKEYYHLRKIKAKTKKNEILWIFFGIHTGNALEIGRRKIAKTAQQVA; encoded by the coding sequence CTGAAATGCAACACCGCATTTCAATTTTTTCCCCTCAGCGAGAATTATGATGCTCATTATGCGCGATTTTTAGAGGGAGATTTAGGTAAAATCTACTCTGCAATTCCTTGGAATGATTTAGTTAGCTCTTTTGGTATTTCTGAACAATCAAAAGGGAGAAACTATCTTTTTAGTCCTAAAGGAAGACTAGGTTTAATGTTTTTAAAACATTATGCTAATTGTTCAGATAGAAAATTGATTGAGCAACTAAACTCGAATTTAGACTATCAATTTTTCTGTGATATAGAACTAGGTTTTGAACGCTTAACAAACTATAAAATAGTGAGCCAAATACGTTGTGAATTAGCAGAGAAACTCGATATTAATTCCATAGAAAAAATTCTATTCAACTCTTGGAAAAACGAAATTGAAAACCCCAATCAAATTGTAATGGATGCTACTTGTTATGAAAGTGAAGTTCGTTACCCTAGCATCCAAAAATTACTTTGGGAGTCGGTTCATTGGTTGTACAATCAATTACGTAAAACCTGCTCTATATTAGGGGTTAAAATGATTAGAAGTAAATATATCAAGTGGAAAAAACGTTATCAAGGATTTAGTAAAATGCGAAGAAAAACCAAGTCGAAACGTATTTCATTAACCCGAGGTTTACTCAATCTGTTAAGTAAATTTATCAACTTTGAAAAAGAGTTGTCAGAAAATCACAATATTGAGTTTATAGCTTTGTATTATAAGCGAATAAATACAATTCAAAGGATTTACAAACAACAAAAAGATCATTTTGATACAGGAGAAAAAATCAAAGATAGAATTGTAAGCATTCAAAAGGATTATATTCGTCCTATTGTTCGAGGAAAGGAAGTAAAACCTGTTGAATTTGGAGCAAAAGTTAACAAAGTTCAAATTGATGGAATTAGCTTTATCGAACATATTAACTTTAATGCATTTCATGAAGGAAATCGTTTTATTCAAACAGTCCAAAAAGCACAAGGATTAACTCGAAAAAAAGTAAAAATAGCTGGAGCAGATAAAATTTATGCCGCCAATAAAAATAGAAAACACTGTAGTTCTAAGAACATAGAAACAGACTTTATCCCCAAGGGAAAAAAGCCGAAAAATCATAAAGAAAAAAAGCAACTTAGAGCTATTATCGCAAAAGAAAGAGCTACAAGATTAGAAGGTTCTTTTGGAAAGGATAAAGAATATTATCACTTACGAAAAATAAAAGCCAAAACTAAAAAGAATGAAATTCTATGGATATTCTTTGGAATACACACAGGGAATGCTCTTGAAATTGGCCGAAGAAAAATAGCTAAAACAGCACAACAAGTAGCCTAA
- a CDS encoding Sau3AI family type II restriction endonuclease, with protein sequence MLDITSADSIIEFAKQLKNQTLRQACGSEIEKHGYKGKGNFGQILEKFYFGYEPNSDAEPDFKEAGIELKSSPLKTLKNGDFRSKERLVLNIINYLEVHKEEFETSTFWKKNAHLLLVFYLHDRDLDLLDYLIKLVDGWKYPNEDLKIIKQDWEFINQKIKDGKAHELSEGDTFYLGACTKGSTALKSFRNQPFSEEQAKQRAYSLKQGYVNHIIANIAQEETAVYGKIIERPEILDKVRSIEEIVILKFHPFYGKSAEQIEKELGLELNQNAKSYFANLTNAILGLKLGQKIEEFEKSDIQVKTIRLKENDLPKEDISFPTFEYQELVETDWEDSDFKNILESKFFFVFYQFEGENLILRKVKFWNMPHSDILTAKNVWEEMVKTVSNGEIVKEVTEKGVRKTYFPKKTENKVSHVRPHARNAADKYELPIADKLTGLTEYTKHCFWLNASYVKEEIYLK encoded by the coding sequence ATGCTTGATATAACTTCGGCTGATTCAATTATTGAATTTGCAAAACAACTTAAAAACCAAACTTTAAGACAAGCTTGTGGTTCAGAAATAGAAAAACACGGTTATAAAGGAAAAGGAAATTTTGGCCAAATATTAGAGAAGTTTTATTTCGGCTATGAACCAAATTCTGATGCAGAACCAGATTTTAAAGAAGCAGGAATTGAACTAAAATCAAGTCCATTAAAAACTTTAAAAAACGGAGATTTTCGATCAAAAGAAAGACTTGTTTTAAACATCATAAACTATTTAGAAGTTCATAAAGAAGAATTTGAGACTAGTACTTTTTGGAAGAAAAACGCACATTTACTTTTAGTGTTTTATTTACACGACAGAGATTTAGATTTACTTGACTATTTAATAAAGTTAGTTGACGGTTGGAAATATCCAAACGAAGATTTAAAAATCATCAAACAAGATTGGGAATTTATCAATCAAAAAATAAAAGATGGAAAAGCTCACGAATTATCAGAAGGAGATACATTTTATCTTGGAGCTTGTACAAAAGGTTCGACTGCTCTAAAATCATTTAGAAATCAACCATTTAGTGAAGAACAAGCAAAACAAAGAGCATATTCTTTAAAACAAGGTTATGTAAATCACATAATTGCTAATATTGCTCAAGAAGAAACTGCTGTTTATGGAAAAATCATAGAGCGACCTGAAATTTTAGACAAAGTACGTTCAATTGAAGAAATAGTAATTTTAAAATTTCATCCATTTTATGGCAAATCAGCAGAACAGATAGAAAAAGAATTGGGTTTAGAATTAAATCAAAACGCCAAAAGTTATTTTGCAAATCTTACAAATGCAATTCTTGGACTTAAACTCGGACAAAAAATTGAGGAATTTGAAAAATCCGATATTCAAGTAAAAACAATTAGACTTAAAGAAAATGATTTACCAAAAGAAGATATTTCGTTTCCAACATTTGAATATCAAGAACTTGTAGAAACCGATTGGGAAGATTCGGATTTTAAGAATATTTTAGAAAGTAAATTTTTCTTTGTGTTCTATCAGTTTGAGGGAGAAAATTTGATTTTAAGAAAGGTAAAGTTTTGGAATATGCCTCATTCCGATATTCTTACAGCCAAAAATGTTTGGGAAGAAATGGTAAAGACTGTTTCAAATGGAGAAATAGTAAAAGAAGTAACTGAAAAAGGTGTCAGAAAAACTTATTTTCCAAAAAAGACTGAAAACAAAGTGAGTCACGTTAGACCACACGCAAGAAATGCAGCAGACAAGTATGAATTACCAATTGCAGATAAATTGACAGGATTGACTGAATATACAAAGCATTGTTTTTGGCTAAACGCAAGTTATGTGAAAGAAGAAATATATCTGAAATAA
- a CDS encoding DinB family protein, producing MNKDAIVDLLEEKHSNLLEWLNKQPEELWEKGPEGKWTTAQQVQHLVDSLQLLNNVLSYPRFFLKHKFGTCNRETRDYDAIVKNYQKKLMKNKETAVAFNKKLKKPLLKNRKRLLNRLQIQQKKLQYKIRKISDLNLDTLVIPHPLMGKMTIREIIMWTAHHTEHHTNILKEKY from the coding sequence ATGAATAAAGACGCTATTGTAGATTTATTGGAAGAAAAACATAGTAATTTGTTAGAATGGCTAAACAAACAACCGGAAGAGCTTTGGGAAAAAGGTCCTGAAGGAAAATGGACGACAGCCCAACAAGTACAACATTTAGTAGATAGTTTGCAACTATTAAATAATGTTTTAAGTTACCCTCGTTTTTTTCTAAAACATAAATTTGGCACTTGTAACAGAGAAACCAGAGATTATGATGCGATTGTAAAAAATTATCAAAAAAAGTTAATGAAAAACAAAGAAACAGCAGTTGCTTTTAATAAAAAATTGAAAAAACCATTATTAAAAAATAGAAAGAGGTTGCTAAATAGACTTCAAATTCAGCAAAAAAAATTACAATACAAAATACGAAAAATTAGTGATTTAAATTTAGATACTTTGGTAATTCCACATCCATTAATGGGAAAAATGACCATTCGTGAAATTATTATGTGGACAGCTCATCACACAGAACATCACACAAACATTTTAAAAGAAAAATACTAA